One segment of Paraburkholderia bonniea DNA contains the following:
- the fliI gene encoding flagellar protein export ATPase FliI has protein sequence MNASASPLKRSGETFSQTLSSLDFNDVPVARPVGRLSGVSGILLEATGYAFETGQQTRIETSSGAWLEARVVGFREHISYLMPFRRPTGLVAGARVLPDDGAQRVLRIGPSWRGRVIDGLGEPLDGLGPLGGEVPLSLQPQNINPMKKRPVEGVLDVGVRAINGMLTLGHGQRVGLFAGSGVGKSVLLGMITRQTDADVVVVGLIGERGREVREFVEHSLGPEGLRKAIVVVAPADESPLMRLMATELCHAIAAHYRDAGSNVLLLVDSLTRYAMAQREMALALGEPPATKGYPPSVFGLLPQLVERAGNGEGSGSMSAIYTVLAEGDDEQDPVVDTARAILDGHIMLSRDLASQGHYPAIDVARSISRCMTQVAAPGHVQAVRELKDLMARYAQVRDLIPLGGYVAGADPQTDRAVECYPQIERFLQQANAEAAPFSDTVAQLEALLR, from the coding sequence ATGAACGCATCCGCATCTCCGCTGAAACGCAGTGGCGAGACTTTTAGCCAGACACTCAGCAGCCTCGATTTCAACGATGTTCCCGTGGCGCGTCCGGTGGGCCGCTTAAGCGGTGTCTCTGGCATCTTGCTCGAAGCCACCGGCTATGCCTTCGAAACCGGCCAGCAAACCCGGATCGAAACCTCTTCCGGCGCATGGCTCGAAGCGCGCGTTGTGGGCTTTCGTGAACATATTTCTTACTTGATGCCGTTCCGCCGCCCGACCGGGCTGGTCGCGGGCGCACGCGTGCTGCCCGACGATGGCGCGCAGCGTGTGCTGCGTATCGGCCCGAGCTGGCGCGGGCGCGTGATCGACGGCCTGGGCGAGCCGCTTGATGGCCTCGGGCCGCTGGGCGGCGAGGTGCCGTTGTCATTACAGCCGCAGAACATCAATCCGATGAAAAAGCGTCCCGTCGAAGGGGTGCTGGATGTCGGCGTGCGCGCGATCAACGGCATGCTCACGCTCGGTCATGGCCAGCGTGTCGGCTTGTTCGCCGGGAGTGGCGTAGGCAAAAGCGTGCTGCTCGGAATGATTACGCGCCAGACCGATGCTGATGTCGTGGTGGTCGGGCTGATTGGTGAGCGTGGCCGTGAAGTGCGCGAATTTGTCGAACATTCGCTGGGCCCGGAAGGGCTGCGCAAAGCCATCGTGGTGGTGGCACCGGCAGATGAATCGCCACTCATGCGCTTGATGGCCACCGAGCTGTGCCACGCGATTGCGGCGCATTACCGCGACGCGGGCAGCAACGTTCTGCTGCTGGTGGATTCGCTGACGCGCTACGCGATGGCGCAGCGCGAAATGGCGCTGGCACTGGGTGAGCCGCCCGCGACCAAGGGTTACCCGCCTTCCGTGTTTGGCCTTCTGCCGCAACTGGTGGAGCGGGCTGGCAATGGCGAAGGCAGCGGCAGCATGAGTGCGATTTACACCGTGCTGGCCGAAGGCGACGACGAACAAGACCCCGTGGTGGATACCGCGCGGGCGATTCTCGACGGTCACATCATGTTGTCGCGCGATCTGGCTTCTCAGGGGCATTACCCCGCCATCGACGTGGCGCGCTCGATCAGCCGTTGCATGACCCAGGTCGCAGCACCTGGGCATGTGCAGGCCGTGCGCGAACTCAAAGATCTGATGGCCCGCTACGCGCAGGTGCGCGATCTGATTCCGCTAGGGGGCTATGTCGCCGGTGCCGATCCGCAAACCGATCGGGCAGTGGAGTGCTATCCGCAGATTGAGCGCTTCTTGCAACAGGCGAATGCCGAAGCGGCACCGTTTTCCGACACCGTTGCTCAACTGGAGGCACTGCTGCGATGA
- the fliJ gene encoding flagellar export protein FliJ has protein sequence MSLERTVNSLSRLVALRGREADRLSAVLVGKQAQCERQRHMLERMETLKNSTVNEVASVTAKHHPALALNRADYQDALQQLIETQREALARHETEVAASRDAWSGVALKHKSLDTVLQRKQMTLQQAGIASEQKRQDQMANQAWQRRAAR, from the coding sequence ATGAGTCTCGAACGAACCGTGAATAGCTTGTCGCGCCTGGTGGCGCTGCGTGGCCGCGAAGCTGACCGTCTGAGTGCGGTGCTGGTGGGCAAGCAAGCCCAATGCGAGCGTCAGCGCCACATGCTGGAACGCATGGAAACGCTGAAAAACAGCACCGTCAACGAGGTGGCGAGCGTTACCGCCAAGCATCACCCGGCGCTTGCGCTGAATCGCGCTGACTACCAGGACGCGTTGCAGCAATTGATTGAAACCCAGCGCGAAGCCCTGGCGCGGCACGAAACCGAAGTCGCGGCGAGCCGTGATGCATGGAGCGGCGTCGCACTCAAACATAAGAGCCTCGATACGGTGCTGCAACGCAAGCAAATGACCTTGCAGCAGGCAGGCATCGCCAGCGAGCAGAAGCGTCAGGACCAGATGGCGAACCAGGCGTGGCAGCGCCGCGCCGCGCGCTGA
- the fliD gene encoding flagellar filament capping protein FliD yields the protein MSIDVNRPVENATAAANLYMERAMQRLKQQKAGNVAAKAGLTSLQGALQKFQTALTGLAKDPVKHAGSLSNTAMGSVTLGANAQPGSYGFFVERLASAHQVSFNGIKPFTAAGAGSLSINLAHGGSFDIDLAAAHADGKGEVTPAELARAINQASGNEGQVNASVVTIGTTQQLVLSAGKTGSENGITLDTSGVTDAALVSALSGGKELSVAQDAVFYLGDKASGTRIEQASNTFAGIDGVSVTFTQEMRSTDPLVMLNVKLDQGGTAANVQSFVDAYNALFAELGTLTASGGADSLAGPLAADAGVLALQQRLTALLRGQVDGVRLFDYGVSADRAGVLSVSTSKLDAALGKHPQGLASLFGGKSGGLNESMDAYLKTWLSPTDGHLKKREESMQVIEKSLSKQETMLNNKYDQVYKRYLTQFAKVETLELKMKQTLELFENLPTFGGTK from the coding sequence ATGTCGATTGATGTTAACCGGCCCGTAGAGAACGCCACGGCCGCGGCGAACCTCTATATGGAACGCGCGATGCAGCGGCTGAAGCAGCAGAAAGCGGGCAACGTCGCGGCGAAAGCGGGGCTGACCAGTCTGCAAGGCGCATTGCAAAAATTCCAGACGGCCCTGACGGGGCTGGCGAAAGATCCGGTCAAGCACGCGGGTTCGCTATCGAATACGGCAATGGGCTCGGTCACGCTAGGGGCGAACGCACAGCCTGGCAGCTACGGCTTTTTTGTCGAGCGCCTGGCCAGTGCCCATCAGGTGTCGTTCAACGGCATCAAGCCATTCACGGCTGCTGGTGCGGGCAGCTTGAGCATCAACCTGGCGCACGGCGGCTCGTTCGATATCGACCTCGCTGCCGCCCATGCCGACGGCAAAGGTGAAGTCACCCCAGCGGAGCTGGCACGCGCGATCAACCAGGCCAGCGGCAACGAAGGCCAGGTGAATGCCTCGGTGGTGACGATTGGCACGACTCAGCAACTGGTGCTGAGCGCAGGCAAGACCGGCAGCGAGAACGGCATCACGCTCGATACCAGCGGGGTGACCGATGCGGCACTCGTCAGCGCGCTGAGTGGCGGCAAAGAACTCTCGGTCGCGCAGGACGCGGTGTTTTATCTCGGCGACAAAGCCAGCGGCACGCGCATCGAGCAAGCCAGTAACACGTTTGCTGGCATCGACGGCGTGAGCGTGACCTTCACCCAGGAGATGCGCAGCACGGATCCGCTGGTGATGCTCAACGTCAAGCTGGATCAAGGCGGCACCGCCGCGAACGTCCAGAGTTTTGTGGACGCCTACAACGCGCTTTTCGCTGAGCTGGGCACGCTGACCGCCAGCGGTGGCGCAGACAGCCTGGCAGGCCCGCTGGCGGCTGATGCGGGCGTGCTGGCGTTGCAGCAGCGGCTCACGGCCTTGCTGCGCGGCCAGGTGGATGGCGTGCGGCTGTTTGATTACGGCGTCAGCGCGGATCGCGCGGGCGTGCTGTCCGTGAGCACGAGCAAGCTCGATGCCGCGCTGGGAAAGCATCCGCAAGGGCTGGCCAGTCTATTTGGCGGCAAGAGTGGCGGCTTGAACGAGAGCATGGATGCCTACCTCAAGACATGGCTCTCACCCACGGATGGCCATTTGAAGAAGCGCGAAGAGTCGATGCAGGTCATTGAGAAATCCTTGAGCAAGCAGGAAACCATGCTCAACAACAAATACGATCAAGTCTACAAACGCTATCTGACCCAATTTGCCAAGGTCGAAACACTTGAGCTGAAGATGAAGCAAACGCTCGAGCTGTTTGAAAACCTGCCCACTTTCGGAGGCACTAAATAA
- the fliS gene encoding flagellar export chaperone FliS: MDYTGYGGYHASNLEARTASASPVQLVIVLMTGLLDEMARARAHIVAQRYEEKGVSINKCIDMLNGLSSALDFESGAPVVVNLAQLYDYCSWRLNQAGVTLDPALVDEVTDLVTTLFEAWQGVEQRNG; this comes from the coding sequence ATGGATTACACCGGCTACGGGGGCTATCACGCCTCGAATCTTGAAGCGCGCACGGCTAGCGCTTCCCCGGTGCAGCTGGTCATTGTGCTGATGACGGGGCTGCTCGACGAAATGGCCCGGGCGCGTGCCCATATCGTGGCCCAGCGTTACGAAGAGAAGGGCGTAAGCATCAATAAATGCATCGACATGCTGAATGGTTTGTCGAGCGCGCTGGATTTCGAATCGGGGGCACCGGTGGTGGTCAATCTGGCGCAACTGTATGACTACTGCTCGTGGCGGCTGAATCAGGCGGGCGTCACGCTCGATCCTGCGCTGGTCGACGAGGTGACTGATCTGGTGACGACTTTGTTTGAAGCCTGGCAAGGCGTCGAACAACGCAACGGATGA
- a CDS encoding flagellar hook-length control protein FliK, whose amino-acid sequence MIALGMQNHASAPASARVKPVALASDTTPGAQAAAEPGVETGFSLVAAETASAAESNAVTGAVTDGTDELTALPAEQDLAVLALPLAEPALLLPELTSDTLPGQALPQREGLGREPASAVLAQLSGSSASSAASASSASSASSVLSGAAQASALDALPQAPTGVLSAALRQQLAAAGSLPSGMEREIQALAAQAPALAEPGLRRAQAAAEPGGLAAAALPGITAASATPLAAALTSASAMTTALRAQLAERGAGTDSSALGVVRREAGDSSMNASLFELPSASAGLKTTQASASATADVEAPGQKLLQALGERISLQSQQGIQRAVIRLDPHLAGSVLIELRQTGGAVQVHMSATNGDVLRQLQTISDGLRQELGNRQFNEVTVQVSATRMGQHESGGQGRDAQQHEREQRATDPGQGLAAASSPGAHFELAS is encoded by the coding sequence ATGATCGCGCTGGGGATGCAAAACCACGCTTCAGCACCCGCCTCCGCCCGTGTGAAACCGGTGGCGCTAGCTTCTGACACGACGCCGGGGGCACAGGCTGCGGCTGAGCCAGGGGTTGAGACGGGCTTTAGTCTCGTTGCGGCTGAAACAGCCTCAGCGGCCGAGAGCAACGCAGTGACGGGAGCGGTAACAGACGGCACGGATGAACTCACCGCATTGCCTGCTGAGCAGGACCTTGCTGTGCTGGCGTTGCCGCTGGCAGAGCCTGCGTTGTTGCTGCCAGAACTGACAAGCGACACCTTGCCGGGCCAGGCGTTGCCGCAACGCGAAGGGCTGGGCCGCGAGCCAGCCAGTGCCGTGCTGGCGCAACTATCTGGCTCCTCTGCGTCATCTGCTGCATCTGCCTCATCTGCCTCATCTGCCTCATCTGTCTTATCCGGCGCAGCCCAGGCTAGCGCATTGGACGCGCTGCCTCAGGCACCCACGGGGGTGCTCTCGGCTGCGCTGCGGCAACAGCTGGCAGCGGCGGGGTCATTGCCCTCAGGTATGGAGCGTGAAATTCAGGCGTTAGCGGCACAAGCCCCCGCGCTGGCCGAGCCTGGCTTGCGCCGTGCGCAAGCGGCCGCAGAACCTGGTGGTCTGGCTGCAGCGGCATTGCCCGGTATCACGGCGGCTAGCGCTACGCCTTTGGCGGCAGCGTTGACTAGCGCCAGCGCCATGACCACGGCATTACGTGCCCAGCTCGCTGAACGCGGCGCGGGCACAGACAGCTCAGCACTGGGCGTCGTACGCCGCGAGGCTGGTGACAGCAGCATGAATGCTTCGTTATTCGAATTACCTTCGGCCAGCGCCGGGCTGAAAACGACCCAGGCTAGCGCGAGCGCCACCGCTGACGTCGAAGCCCCTGGGCAAAAACTGCTGCAGGCACTGGGCGAGCGCATCAGCCTGCAGTCACAGCAGGGCATTCAGCGCGCCGTGATCCGGCTTGATCCGCACCTCGCAGGCAGCGTGCTGATCGAGTTGCGCCAGACGGGCGGAGCAGTGCAGGTGCATATGTCGGCCACCAATGGCGACGTGCTGCGCCAGTTGCAAACCATTAGCGATGGCCTGCGCCAGGAACTGGGCAACCGTCAATTCAACGAGGTCACGGTGCAAGTCAGTGCCACCCGCATGGGGCAGCACGAAAGCGGTGGCCAGGGCCGGGACGCCCAGCAGCATGAGCGTGAACAGCGCGCTACTGATCCAGGTCAGGGGCTGGCTGCTGCCAGCAGCCCGGGTGCGCATTTCGAACTTGCGTCTTAA